CAGCGGCTGCTGTGGTATGGCCGGTAGTTTCGGGTATAAAGCGGAAACATGGGACCTTTCGCAGCAAATCGGAGCACAACGATTGTTTCCGGCAGTCAGAGCCCAAAGAAAAGACAGCCTGATTTGTGCGCACGGCTTTTCCTGCCGGCATCAGATAGCGGATGGTACAGGCAGGGAAAGCCTGCACCCGGCACGATTACTTCGGACTGCACTTCGTTAAACCGTTTATAATCAGGCATGAATGAAGTATTAGTAATGCTTTGATATGGTTTGATTTAACACTAAATTCGACTTGCAGATGTACATCAAGTTACGATTCATTCAAAAAAAATAATGAGCCCTGTTTGACGTCGCCTGCAATTCGTTAGACGTTTTAATCAATCTCATTACACTTATGACACTTTACGTAGGAAATCTGAATTACCGGGCAGGCGAACAGGATCTCAGCGAACTCTTTTCTGCATACGGAGAAGTTAAATCCGTGAGCCTGATCAGCGATAAGTTTACCGGCCGCTCCAAAGGCTTTGCATTTGTAGAAATGGATGAGGCAGCCGGCAATGAAGCCATTGCGCAGTTGCACGACACTGAATTTATGGAAAGAAGCCTCGTGGTAAATGAAGCGCGTCCCCGTGAAAACAGAGATTTCCGTGGCGGAAACCGTGGTGGCGGAGGACAGCGCCGTAACGATCGTGGCGGATACGGCGGTGGTCGCTACTAATTCACGATTCGACTTTTTAGCCTTATTTAGAAGCCGGTAGCGATACCGGCTTTTTTTATGCGATGCAGGCTCGCTGATAATCTTTGGCCGAATGCAGTAAGCGGCGGGTTCCAAAACAGCCTGGGTCTGGCGATTGCTGGTTTTCCTGCGCCCGTTTTGAAGCTGAAACGGCATGGATTTTACTTCAACCTCAAAACGGAAAGCTGTATCATGCCGTTACCTCATTCACAATCAGAACAAACTGCATGTTTAACTATTCAGCAAAACTTTCATGAAAGTCTATAAAGCAATTATTTTCATCCTTTTCAGCGCCGCCTTTCTGTTTTCTGCCGCGCAATTATCTTTCGCCGATCCTGAAGAAGCTCCAACAGCCTGGCCCAATCCGGATCTGCTCGTAGAAGCAGAAGACCTGCCGGTACTCCTTCTTGAACCTGATGTGGTACTTGTGGATATGCGCGCCGAGGGCTTTGCGGAAGGCCACATCCCCGGCGCAGTCTGGTTTGGCGGCATTCCCGCCCTTGTAAATTCCACCCATGAAATTGAGCAGTTCCTGGTTGATGCGGATGCCTTTCAGCAGCTCATGCGAACCATTGGCGTGCGCAATGATTCCAGAATAATTGTTTATGATGAGGGCAATGGTCTTGGTGCGAGCCGCCTGTTTTACGCGCTCAGTCTGTACGGACACGAGCAGGCCGCAGTCGTCAATGGCGGCATTGCAGCCTGGAAAGCCCTTGAGTTGCCCCTCGAGAAAGAAGCCGAAATTCCTATCCGCGGTAACTTCACCGTAAATTTTGACGAGTCGCGCTCCTGCGACATTACTTTTTTGCTCGGCAATCTTGAGCGCGATGATCTCGTGGTTCTTGATGCGCGTTCGCCTGAGGAGTTTGACGGTTCAGAAGTTCGTTCTGAGCGCGGCGGGCATATTCCCGGTGCCGTAAATTTGGAATGGCGGAAGTTTGTGCTTGACGGGGAAGATATTCCTTTTTTTCGCTCGCCTGATGAAATTGCCGCACTCCTGGCAGACAATGGCATTACCCCGGATAAGGAGGTAGTAACGCACTGTCAGAGTAACGTACGCGGCTCGCATGCCTTTTTTACCCTGCGGCTTATGGGCTACGACAGCGTTCGCGCATACGAGGGTTCATGGTTTGAGTGGGGTAACCGCGCTGATACGCCGGTTACCGGAAGCGAGTAAACTCCACACTGTGAACTAAAAAACTCATGTTACGGCCTGTCTCGCTTACCGGACTGGGAATTCCTGAAACCGCCCCCGATGACGTTCGGATCGGTCGTTTGATTTCTCTGAAGGAGGAGGAAGCTCACCTTACTCCTCCTTCTCTACAAAAGGATGCCTTTAGGGTTTGCATACTTGGGTTTGAGAGTGATGAAGGCGTTCGGCGGAACGGGGGCAGGGTCGGTGCTTCCCGCGCACCTGATACGATTCGGTCGGCTTTTTACCGGATGACTCCGGACCCCCAGGATAATGATGCGTTCAAAACGCTGATGGCTAAGACGATAGACTTTGGTAATTTGCCTGCCAATGCGCTTGAGCTGTCTGATGCGCAGCAAAAATTGGGTATTGTTGCGGCAACGCTACTCCGAAATAACGTTATTCCGGTGGTCATCGGGGGTGGGCACGAAACTTCGTTTGGTCATTTTTTGGGATACGCCGAAGCCGGAATACCGGTGAGCATTATAAACTGGGATGCACATGCGGATGTGCGTCCGCTTAAAAATGGCCTTCCGCACTCCGGCAGCCCGTTTTATCAGGCGCTTGAGCACAAAAGCGGCATGCTGCGGGCGTACACCGTAGCCGGTTTGAAACGGCAAAGTACGGCCAAATCACACCTCGATTATCTTCATCAGAAAATGACGGAAGGACGGGCGAAGTGGTTTTTTAAAGGAGAGCTAAATAAGCGGATGATGGGTAACCTCTATGACCGGCAAAAAGGCGCCATAATGGTCACGATGGATATGGATGCGCTCTCACAGCACATCGCGCCCGGCGTAAGTGCACCCAACCCTGATGGTATTCCTCTTGATCTGTGGCTGCATGCAGCGTACTGTGCGGGAAAACACCCGCGGGTCCGGTCTTTTGACCTTACGGAACTGAACCCTGCGTTTGATACCGACGGGCACACTGCGAGGGTCGCAGCGCTTACGCTCTGGACCTTTTTTAAGGGCTTGAGTGAGCGCTCAACTGCATAACTTTACATGCGGATATATTTCAGCTGTGCGTTTCCGGTAAGGGGATTGAGTTGCCGGCGTGCAGGGCCGCTCCTAAAATGCCCGCATTGTTAAGGAAATGTGCCGGTTTCAGGGGTGTCCGAATATCAATGTACTGAAACGTTTTCCCGGCTTTATGGCTCAGGCTCCCGCTGATTACGAATAAATCAGGGTGAAAAATTTCCTCATATTTCTGAAGCACATCTTCGAGTCGCTTCGCCCACTTCTTGCGCTTGAGGCCTTCATCGTGTTTGGTTTTTACGGAGGCGAGTTCGGCAGCGGTCAGGCCCTCCTCCATCGGAATGAAACCGAGTTCTGTGTTAGGCAGAAGCTGACCGTTTACAAAAACAGCGGAGCCAATTCCCGTCCCGACGGTGAGCAAAATAACAATGCCCGGCACATTTCGCGCACATCCGAACTGAACCTCTGCAAGGCCGGCGGCGTCTGCGTCGTTGATGACGGCAACGGGGCAGTCGGTCATTTCTTCGAACAAGGCGGCAGCGTTCACATCTGCCCATTGCGGGCTGAAATGCAGGCTTCGCACTACTACGCCGTTTCTCACCGGTTCGGGCAGGCAAAAGCCCACAGGGCCCTGCCATTTGAAATGGGAAACAAGCTTGTAAACCTTAGCTAACAGCTTGTGCGGGCTTGTGTCAGCGGGCGTGGGAATCCGGAAGTGCCCGCCTGTGAGCACTCCCGTTTTGCAATCTGCAACGCAGCCTTTAATCGCCGAACTGCCAATGTCGATTCCCAGTATTTGCATGCGGCTGCGATAAATGTTTTGGTTTATTCAGGTCTTAGTGAATCCGGTTTAGCTTCACCCTAACATTTAATTATGAGACGGCTTCCTGACCAATTTTCGTACAGGTTTTTGAGCCGGAGCGACCACAGCAATGCTTGAATTTCTTCCTGGGATCGAGCGGACAGGGCTCATTCCTGCCGAACTTCTTGCCAATCACAACCGGTTTCTGCGGTGCGTCTTCCGAGCGGTTGGTGGAAAGCTGCTGATCGCCCGAACTGCTGCTCGTGTAGTTGCCGGCGCCGTAAGAGCTTGCGCTTGAATGCTGTTCCTTCATACGGGCACGGTCATAGCGGCTTTGTGTTGGTGCGGCACCCATGCGAACGCCCTGCTGCTGATCCGGGGTAACCTGTGGCGCGGCCTTCCAAACCAGTGAAAGGGTTTCGGCATTCAGGTCTTCCATGAGCTTCATGAAGGCTTCGTAGGCTTCCCGCTTAAACTCACGCAAAGGATCCCGCTGTCCAAATGAGCGCAGTCCGACAGCTTCCTTGAGCTGATCCAGCTCGCGGAGATGCTCCATCCATTTTACGTCCACAATGGAAAGAACTGAAGCCCGCTGCAGCGCGATAATTAATTCGCGCCCTTTGCTTTCGAGCGTGCGTTCTACATTCAGCACTACGCGCAGCAAGCGGGCGCCGTCCGTGAACACCATGGTAACATCTGAAGAAAGATTGGTTACATTTTTATCATTTACAATACGCTGCAGGGTTTCATAGATGCGGTCGCAAAGCATGTCATTTTTGGCCCGGAAATGCTTCACAGCCTCATCAAAGAGAAAATCCGCAACACCGTCAACGCCAAAGGCTGCCCACTTCTCGCGGTCGATTTCAACATTCACGCCAAGACTGCGCAGCATGCGCTCCTGAATATTTTCATATTCGGCACTTCCGTAATGCTCCTCTGCAATTTTATAGACGTGATCTTCAAGCATGTCGAGGATATCACTCGTGAGCTTGTCACCGAGCAAAGCGTTGCGGCGGCGTGAGTACACCACTTTTCGCTGATTGTTCAGCACGTCGTCAAACTCGAGCTGACGTTTCCGCATGCTGTAGTTGTTCTGTTCAACTTTGCTCTGCGCCCGCTCTAACTGCTTGGTAAGGAAGCGGTTCTGAATAACCTCCCCTTCCTCATGCTTGAACTTTTCCAGCGTATTGGCTATACGGTCAGATCCGAACAGCTTCATCAGATCATCTTCAAGCGACACATAGAACTGCGAAATACCGGGATCGCCCTGACGTCCGGCTCTACCGCGAAGCTGAAGGTCAATCCGGCGTGATTCGTGTCGTTCGGAACCAATAATTGCAAGACCGCCAAGACCGAGAATTTCTTCACTCAGCTTGATGTCCGTTCCGCGACCCGCCATGTTGGTTGCGATGGTTACAGAGCCTTTCTGACCTGCAAGGGCTACAATCTCGCTCTCGCGGGCGTGCTGCTTGGCATTAAGGACTTCATGCTTGATGCCTGAGCGTTGTAGCATGCGGCTCAGCGTTTCGGAAACCTCAACGCTT
This genomic stretch from Cyclonatronum proteinivorum harbors:
- a CDS encoding RNA recognition motif domain-containing protein, producing the protein MTLYVGNLNYRAGEQDLSELFSAYGEVKSVSLISDKFTGRSKGFAFVEMDEAAGNEAIAQLHDTEFMERSLVVNEARPRENRDFRGGNRGGGGQRRNDRGGYGGGRY
- a CDS encoding formimidoylglutamase, which translates into the protein MLRPVSLTGLGIPETAPDDVRIGRLISLKEEEAHLTPPSLQKDAFRVCILGFESDEGVRRNGGRVGASRAPDTIRSAFYRMTPDPQDNDAFKTLMAKTIDFGNLPANALELSDAQQKLGIVAATLLRNNVIPVVIGGGHETSFGHFLGYAEAGIPVSIINWDAHADVRPLKNGLPHSGSPFYQALEHKSGMLRAYTVAGLKRQSTAKSHLDYLHQKMTEGRAKWFFKGELNKRMMGNLYDRQKGAIMVTMDMDALSQHIAPGVSAPNPDGIPLDLWLHAAYCAGKHPRVRSFDLTELNPAFDTDGHTARVAALTLWTFFKGLSERSTA
- a CDS encoding sulfurtransferase; translated protein: MKVYKAIIFILFSAAFLFSAAQLSFADPEEAPTAWPNPDLLVEAEDLPVLLLEPDVVLVDMRAEGFAEGHIPGAVWFGGIPALVNSTHEIEQFLVDADAFQQLMRTIGVRNDSRIIVYDEGNGLGASRLFYALSLYGHEQAAVVNGGIAAWKALELPLEKEAEIPIRGNFTVNFDESRSCDITFLLGNLERDDLVVLDARSPEEFDGSEVRSERGGHIPGAVNLEWRKFVLDGEDIPFFRSPDEIAALLADNGITPDKEVVTHCQSNVRGSHAFFTLRLMGYDSVRAYEGSWFEWGNRADTPVTGSE
- the ppgK gene encoding polyphosphate--glucose phosphotransferase is translated as MQILGIDIGSSAIKGCVADCKTGVLTGGHFRIPTPADTSPHKLLAKVYKLVSHFKWQGPVGFCLPEPVRNGVVVRSLHFSPQWADVNAAALFEEMTDCPVAVINDADAAGLAEVQFGCARNVPGIVILLTVGTGIGSAVFVNGQLLPNTELGFIPMEEGLTAAELASVKTKHDEGLKRKKWAKRLEDVLQKYEEIFHPDLFVISGSLSHKAGKTFQYIDIRTPLKPAHFLNNAGILGAALHAGNSIPLPETHS